In Microbacterium enclense, the DNA window TCGATCGAGCCGGCACGCTGAGCTTCAAGGAAGTGCGGGACGCCGTCGAGATCACCGACTCCGCGCTGAGCAAGCAGGTGTCGACCCTGGAGGCGGCGGGCTATCTGGCGGTGGGGAAGACGTTCGCGGGGAAGATGCCGCGTACGTCCCTCACCCTGACCAAAGACGGGCGCGCGGCCTGGCGCACCCACCTCGCGACGCTTCGCGAGATCGCCGGCTCCGCGGGCTGAGGTGAGGTTCACCGCCGGCAGCCCCGGCGCGCCGGCCGTCACGGCCCTGCGCCCGTCGGAGCCGGCGCCGCTGTCGCGCCCTCACCCGGAAGCGGTCGTCCGACAGAGGGAAGCCTTCCGTCCCGGCGGCACCAGGCGCCGGCCGCGATGGTCAGCTCGGCCGCCTCGCCGTCGTGCACCGTGACCGTGCGCGCGACCTCGTCGAGGTTCGCCGCGAGCGTGACCGGTCCGCTCGACGTCTGCGCGCGCAGGATCCACACGCGCCCATCCGCCGTATGGCCGACCTCGGCGGGTGCGCCCGCGAGTGCTGACAGCGCATCGAGGGCCGCCGCGACGGGAAACGGCTCACCCTCGGACGACCGGATGCCACGCGGCCCCCACTCCTCGAACAGCGCGACCGATGCGACGCCCGGTGCGGTGAGTCCGGCCACGGCGGCGATCGTCCAGGCCGCGAGCTCGGGTGCGCTCTGGCGCGGATCGGTGGAGTCGATCAGGGCGGGGCCGTAACCGTCACGGAGGTCGGGGGAGGCCGGGACCGGCTCGGGGGTGGTGGCGACGGCGTCGACGTGGGGACGCAGAGTCACCGGCCCCACGTGGACGGGGAGCCCGGCAAGGTCCACGGCCTGACGCGCGATGAGCGGGAGCACCGCGAGCGACTCCACCAGCTGCGCCGTCGTCGGTGAGTGGAACAGCGGCGTGAGGGCGAAGCAGACGCCGTCGAGGTCGTCGGGCAGCAGAGCTCGTCCGCGGTGGAGCTCGGTGAAGTGCGTGCGGGCACCGCCCACCACGGGTACGTCGATCTGCGAGGCGGCGAGCTCTTTCCGCAGCGCGTCGACCACGGTGGCATCCGAGACGTGCTGTGAAACCCCGTCGCCGGCGAACGCGCCGATCGTGCGCACGGGC includes these proteins:
- a CDS encoding transcriptional regulator, translated to MTTAAQHPRHRLDDLLLNPVRFSILAALDRAGTLSFKEVRDAVEITDSALSKQVSTLEAAGYLAVGKTFAGKMPRTSLTLTKDGRAAWRTHLATLREIAGSAG